One Mucilaginibacter ginkgonis genomic region harbors:
- a CDS encoding TolC family protein: MREALRLGTENYPTIKAKAQQLNASKAYLKETKTEYLPDFNLSAQQDYGTINGMNGPLYGYRGLSVASSGPALSSQNWNAAFGALYLSNVSWDFFAFGRAREKVNVQKSTVYRDQEDLNQELFQHQVRIASAYLNLLAAQRIVKSQMDNLNRATELSRVVVARVKNGLNAGVDSSLANSEVSNARIALTNAQQNEQDQNNILIQYLGVPVQQFALDSTFITGIPKAPDAPSNVPLQNHPVLQYFQSRVGVSDRQAIYLSKNALPTLSAFGVFQGRGSGFTPGVTSAAPSVYTSNYGAGVDPTRYNYLLGVGVVWNFTSLFRTHYQVQSQRFTSAQLQNEYDLVSQRLQDQQVLAETRIANSLKNYREAPIEVKAATDAYKQKEALYRNGLSSIVDFTTALFNLNRAQIDRDIAYNNVWQAVLLKSAATGDFTIFTNNL; encoded by the coding sequence ATGCGCGAAGCATTGCGGCTGGGTACAGAGAATTACCCCACCATAAAAGCAAAAGCGCAGCAACTAAACGCTTCTAAAGCATATTTAAAGGAAACAAAAACAGAGTACCTGCCGGATTTTAACTTATCTGCGCAACAGGATTACGGCACCATTAATGGTATGAATGGGCCATTATACGGTTACCGCGGTTTAAGTGTAGCATCGTCGGGCCCGGCGCTATCATCGCAAAACTGGAATGCCGCGTTCGGCGCATTGTATCTGAGCAATGTAAGCTGGGATTTCTTTGCCTTTGGCCGTGCCCGTGAAAAGGTGAACGTGCAAAAATCGACAGTTTACCGTGACCAGGAAGATTTGAACCAGGAATTATTTCAGCATCAGGTAAGGATCGCATCGGCGTATCTTAATTTGCTGGCTGCGCAACGCATTGTCAAGTCGCAAATGGATAACCTTAACCGCGCTACAGAATTAAGCAGGGTAGTAGTTGCAAGGGTGAAGAATGGCCTTAACGCCGGTGTAGATTCGTCGCTTGCCAATTCAGAGGTATCAAACGCCCGCATCGCGTTAACCAACGCGCAGCAAAATGAGCAGGATCAAAACAACATTTTAATACAATATTTAGGTGTACCGGTGCAACAGTTCGCCTTAGACAGCACTTTCATTACGGGCATACCAAAAGCTCCGGACGCACCGTCGAATGTGCCCCTGCAAAACCATCCCGTATTGCAGTACTTTCAAAGCAGGGTAGGTGTAAGCGACAGGCAAGCTATCTATTTAAGCAAAAACGCACTGCCAACTTTAAGCGCGTTCGGCGTGTTCCAAGGCAGGGGATCCGGCTTTACGCCGGGCGTAACTTCGGCGGCGCCAAGCGTATACACGTCTAATTATGGCGCGGGGGTGGATCCAACCCGATACAACTATCTGTTGGGCGTTGGCGTGGTGTGGAACTTTACCAGCTTGTTCCGCACGCATTACCAGGTACAATCGCAGCGCTTTACTTCGGCACAATTACAAAATGAATATGATCTGGTAAGCCAGCGTTTGCAAGACCAGCAGGTATTAGCCGAGACACGCATCGCCAACTCATTAAAGAATTACCGCGAAGCACCGATAGAAGTAAAGGCTGCCACAGATGCCTACAAACAAAAAGAGGCGCTTTACAGAAACGGTTTGTCGAGCATTGTAGACTTTACAACAGCGCTTTTCAATTTAAACCGTGCGCAAATAGACCGCGACATTGCTTACAACAATGTTTGGCAAGCAGTGCTGCTAAAATCGGCAGCAACAGGCGACTTCACCATTTTTACTAACAACTTATAA
- a CDS encoding flavin monoamine oxidase family protein, with protein MEDILILGAGAAGLMAGRLLVKAGYKVTILEARDRIGGRIHTIYDQFGKTELGAEFVHGDLPVTLNLLKEAGIKYHAASGEMLHLDNGRLTEEGNEIDGWDELMDKMNGLKEDMNLADLLTVYFAGEEHEPLRDQAKRYVSGFDTADPADVSVFALCEEWQNEDEGAQHRLNYGYLEMINYLADEITSAGGQIILEAEVKDCNWSKDKVTVKTSNSESYKARKLIIALPLGVLKSDNALTFTPPIHSQQQAFRQIGFGAIIKVLLRFNTRFWEKLHDEDLSGALFFMSKEEIPTWWSQAPKHEALLTGWLGGNPARELTDASDEDILEKSLESLSNIFDLTVKELKEQMQSWHVANWTADPYTLGSYAYDMVGSDDAREILTSAIEDTIYFAGEYLYHGPAMGTVEAALTSAAAVATNIIDKSK; from the coding sequence ATGGAAGACATTTTGATTTTAGGAGCCGGAGCTGCAGGCTTAATGGCCGGGAGGTTGCTTGTGAAAGCAGGTTATAAAGTGACGATTCTTGAAGCGCGCGATAGGATAGGCGGGCGCATACATACTATTTACGACCAGTTTGGCAAAACAGAACTAGGTGCAGAGTTTGTACATGGCGATCTGCCGGTAACGCTTAATCTGCTCAAAGAGGCAGGCATAAAATATCACGCTGCAAGCGGTGAGATGCTGCACCTCGACAATGGCCGATTAACCGAAGAGGGTAATGAAATAGACGGTTGGGATGAGCTGATGGATAAGATGAATGGCTTAAAGGAAGACATGAATTTAGCCGATTTACTAACGGTCTATTTTGCCGGCGAAGAACACGAGCCATTACGTGACCAGGCTAAACGATATGTATCCGGCTTTGATACCGCCGACCCCGCTGATGTGTCTGTGTTTGCCCTTTGCGAAGAGTGGCAAAATGAGGACGAAGGAGCCCAGCACCGCCTTAACTATGGTTATCTCGAAATGATCAACTATCTGGCTGACGAAATCACTTCGGCCGGAGGCCAGATTATTTTAGAAGCCGAAGTAAAGGACTGTAATTGGTCGAAAGATAAAGTGACCGTCAAAACATCTAACAGTGAAAGTTATAAGGCGAGGAAATTGATTATAGCTTTACCCTTGGGTGTATTAAAATCGGATAATGCGTTAACGTTTACGCCACCCATCCACTCGCAACAGCAGGCATTCCGTCAAATAGGTTTCGGTGCTATCATCAAAGTTTTACTGCGTTTCAATACAAGGTTTTGGGAGAAGCTGCATGACGAAGATTTAAGCGGTGCGTTATTTTTTATGTCTAAAGAGGAGATACCTACCTGGTGGTCGCAAGCGCCTAAACATGAAGCTTTACTAACCGGCTGGCTTGGAGGTAACCCTGCCCGCGAATTAACAGACGCTTCTGATGAGGATATATTAGAAAAATCACTTGAAAGCTTATCAAACATATTTGACCTTACCGTAAAAGAATTAAAAGAGCAAATGCAAAGCTGGCATGTAGCCAATTGGACAGCAGACCCTTACACGTTGGGTTCATACGCTTATGACATGGTCGGTTCTGATGATGCCCGTGAAATACTTACATCGGCAATAGAGGATACTATTTATTTCGCTGGCGAATATCTATATCATGGTCCGGCTATGGGTACAGTAGAGGCGGCCTTAACATCCGCGGCAGCCGTTGCGACAAATATCATTGACAAATCAAAATAG
- a CDS encoding FG-GAP repeat domain-containing protein yields MFNLKKFLPAVFIPATLAIVSGITIYSCNQDNAPKAQSLDGRTLATKYCTSCHKFTEPALADKKSWRDGILPAMAKRLNLEIFMGQAVVNPNSTVSLAQWQAIEKWYISNAPDSLVIPKPAKAPARDWDGFTLVRPKIVNTHVPAMTTMVAVSPDDHKLYSGDAANGFYSWTPDLKQTLVYNFDSPVTGIDFVKQGERNVGVITGIGQMMPVDVSKGKVYELTLPVTGKAGAPRQITDSLPRPVQTVTADFNKDGLPDYVVCGFGHDRGGLYYIEQKPAGKYNKKVMLGIPGGTQLLKGDFNNDGWPDVMCLFAQNEEAIWLFTNDHKGGFTQKRILQFPPIYGSGSFQLVDMNGDGKLDILYCCGDNSDYSRVLKPYHGLYIFTNQGGWNFRQTYFYHIDGGTKAVAIDFDGDGKPDIAAIAFFSDFKYHPEEGFTYLHQESANKFTPHNIPVEKYGRWICMDVHDVDGDGKPDIVLGNFSIGQRGLLNQKGVKPQWDQNEPLIVLKNNFKQAGRK; encoded by the coding sequence ATGTTTAACTTAAAAAAATTCTTGCCGGCGGTTTTTATACCGGCTACCCTGGCTATTGTATCAGGTATCACGATCTATAGCTGTAATCAAGATAATGCGCCTAAAGCGCAATCATTAGACGGCAGGACATTAGCCACAAAATACTGCACCAGCTGCCATAAGTTTACAGAGCCTGCCCTTGCCGATAAGAAAAGTTGGCGAGATGGTATCCTTCCGGCGATGGCAAAACGGCTGAACCTCGAAATATTTATGGGTCAGGCAGTAGTCAACCCAAATTCAACAGTTAGCCTGGCGCAGTGGCAGGCTATAGAAAAATGGTACATATCTAATGCGCCCGACTCTTTGGTAATCCCCAAACCTGCAAAAGCACCCGCCCGTGATTGGGACGGTTTTACATTGGTTAGACCTAAGATTGTAAATACTCATGTGCCTGCAATGACAACAATGGTTGCTGTAAGCCCGGACGATCACAAGCTTTACAGCGGCGACGCGGCGAATGGCTTCTACAGCTGGACACCGGACTTAAAACAAACGCTGGTTTATAATTTCGATTCGCCTGTAACGGGCATAGATTTCGTAAAACAGGGTGAGAGAAACGTTGGCGTGATAACTGGCATTGGTCAAATGATGCCGGTTGACGTGTCGAAAGGAAAGGTGTATGAACTTACTTTACCTGTTACAGGCAAAGCCGGAGCACCGAGACAAATCACTGACAGCCTGCCGCGCCCGGTGCAAACCGTTACTGCAGATTTTAATAAAGATGGGTTGCCCGACTACGTGGTTTGTGGGTTTGGGCATGACCGCGGTGGCCTGTATTACATTGAACAAAAGCCGGCAGGCAAATACAATAAGAAAGTGATGCTGGGCATACCGGGCGGAACGCAATTATTAAAAGGCGATTTCAACAATGATGGCTGGCCTGATGTAATGTGCCTTTTTGCTCAAAATGAAGAAGCTATTTGGTTGTTTACCAATGACCATAAGGGTGGTTTCACACAAAAGAGGATTTTGCAGTTCCCGCCGATATATGGCTCGGGGAGTTTCCAGTTAGTGGATATGAACGGCGACGGTAAGCTAGATATACTTTATTGCTGCGGAGACAATAGCGATTATTCAAGGGTATTGAAGCCTTACCACGGTCTATACATTTTCACTAACCAGGGCGGCTGGAACTTTAGGCAAACGTATTTTTATCATATAGATGGCGGTACTAAAGCTGTCGCCATAGATTTTGATGGAGATGGCAAGCCCGACATAGCTGCAATAGCGTTTTTCTCTGATTTTAAATATCACCCCGAAGAAGGCTTTACCTACCTGCACCAGGAATCGGCCAATAAATTTACGCCGCATAATATCCCTGTTGAGAAATATGGCCGGTGGATCTGCATGGATGTACATGATGTTGATGGCGATGGTAAGCCGGACATTGTACTTGGCAACTTTTCAATAGGCCAGCGTGGGTTACTGAATCAAAAAGGCGTTAAACCGCAATGGGACCAGAACGAACCTTTGATAGTGCTGAAAAATAATTTCAAGCAAGCCGGGAGAAAGTAA
- a CDS encoding FG-GAP repeat domain-containing protein: MDMWSKAKYIIGLSGFVLIIGATVIIDGCKTKSGSNLQDTNDVELSSSQLVTKYCTKCHKLVPVNALTKDVWLNHTLVAMAPYLQIATYGTEFYRPDTAKGISISDWARIVDYYKKNAPTNPLPQKRPDSLVNDWAGFSLKKPSSTADVDLAFTTMVSIDPQSHVIYSADNVKAKLYKWDSNLNASPVTQLPSAAVSMAYVKDGSYYNGVITCIGEVAPKDFPNGKVLSLDLAAKGAMPKVIESDLSRPMQTSAIDVNKDGLMDYVISSRGKLRGHLFVMKQKADHTFDRVSLKDSDGVVQTVVGDFNKDGWPDIMALYGNNNEGISLFTNDKKGGFTERRLLSLPPVYGSSSFQLADVDKDGDLDVILTCGYNFGDSRIKKPYHGLYIYKNNGNWSLEQSYFYPINGCTKAIATDFDRDGDLDIVASAFFADLQSQPAESFIYFENDKAGHYIPHAVPVSKYGRWFDMAVGDVNGDGKPDVVLGNYSQGMTIDHNKNPYQNGNIPLIVLENHTGKKIG, encoded by the coding sequence ATGGATATGTGGAGCAAGGCCAAATATATAATAGGGCTTTCCGGGTTTGTATTGATAATTGGAGCGACGGTAATAATCGACGGCTGCAAAACAAAAAGTGGATCAAACCTTCAGGATACTAACGATGTAGAACTAAGCAGCAGTCAGCTGGTTACAAAATATTGTACCAAATGTCATAAACTGGTGCCTGTGAATGCGTTGACTAAGGATGTTTGGCTTAATCATACTTTAGTCGCGATGGCGCCGTATCTGCAGATAGCTACTTACGGCACGGAATTCTACAGACCTGATACTGCTAAAGGGATTTCTATCTCAGACTGGGCACGCATTGTTGATTATTACAAAAAGAATGCGCCAACCAATCCTTTGCCGCAAAAGCGCCCCGATAGTCTGGTTAATGATTGGGCCGGCTTTAGTTTAAAAAAGCCATCATCGACGGCAGATGTTGATTTGGCGTTCACAACTATGGTAAGCATTGACCCGCAAAGTCATGTGATATACAGTGCAGACAACGTGAAGGCTAAGTTATATAAATGGGATAGCAACCTAAACGCATCACCTGTGACGCAATTACCGTCTGCAGCGGTTAGCATGGCTTATGTCAAGGATGGCAGCTACTATAATGGGGTTATCACCTGCATCGGTGAAGTTGCCCCTAAAGATTTTCCTAATGGCAAAGTTCTAAGCTTAGACCTGGCTGCTAAAGGCGCTATGCCTAAAGTTATCGAGTCAGACCTGTCAAGGCCTATGCAAACTTCTGCGATCGATGTAAATAAAGATGGTCTTATGGATTATGTCATCTCATCGAGGGGAAAACTACGTGGTCATTTATTTGTGATGAAACAAAAAGCAGATCACACGTTCGATCGCGTATCCTTGAAAGACTCAGACGGCGTTGTTCAGACTGTTGTCGGCGATTTTAATAAAGACGGCTGGCCGGATATTATGGCTTTATATGGGAACAATAATGAAGGTATCAGCTTGTTTACAAATGATAAGAAAGGCGGTTTTACAGAACGCAGATTATTAAGCTTGCCGCCGGTTTATGGATCGTCAAGTTTCCAGCTGGCAGATGTTGATAAGGATGGCGATTTGGACGTGATCTTGACCTGTGGATACAACTTCGGCGATTCAAGAATTAAAAAGCCCTACCATGGTTTATATATTTATAAGAATAATGGCAACTGGTCGCTTGAACAAAGCTATTTTTACCCTATAAACGGTTGTACAAAAGCTATTGCTACCGACTTTGATCGTGATGGCGACCTGGACATTGTAGCCAGCGCATTTTTCGCTGACTTGCAAAGCCAACCTGCTGAAAGTTTTATTTACTTTGAAAATGACAAGGCAGGCCATTACATACCGCACGCGGTGCCTGTGAGTAAGTACGGCAGATGGTTTGACATGGCTGTTGGCGATGTAAATGGTGATGGTAAGCCCGATGTTGTACTGGGCAATTATTCGCAGGGGATGACCATCGACCATAACAAAAATCCGTATCAGAATGGCAACATTCCGCTTATAGTTTTAGAAAACCACACCGGTAAAAAAATAGGCTGA
- a CDS encoding vanadium-dependent haloperoxidase, with protein MPKLRINIAAVMCVIAALAGCKSKLGDGKKVSDADILHQNEDQLTQVIIYDVFTPPVASRIYGYASLASYEAMRYADPKYNSITAQLRGFAKMPEPQKGKTYNYTLAASKAFFTVAHKVIFSVDSLKKYEDKLFGRFQDNLHDSVYARSVAFGEAIGKIILKRAAFDNYPQTRGKPRFLGSHDPGKWQPTPPDYLDGVEFCWGTMKTFAVDSSSQFPTPPPPAFNEDKNSQYYKQNVEVYNLSKNITKEQVTIAKFWDDNPFVIQHTGHIMFANKKITPGGHWIGITTIACRQTKANAVKTAQAYALTAIALYDAFICGWQDKYTINYIRPVTVINDKIDHNWLPLLQTPPFPEYPSGHSDISAASSTILTHIFGDNFAFQDTSDLRYIGMQRHFDSFIKASDETSVSRFYGGIHYLNSVNQGAVQGHKVGEYIWQKLKLTK; from the coding sequence ATGCCGAAACTTAGAATAAACATAGCCGCAGTGATGTGCGTTATTGCTGCCCTTGCAGGTTGCAAAAGCAAACTTGGCGATGGTAAAAAAGTCAGTGACGCAGACATACTTCATCAGAACGAAGATCAGCTAACGCAGGTGATTATTTATGATGTGTTTACGCCGCCTGTAGCCAGCCGGATATACGGATATGCTTCCCTGGCCTCTTATGAAGCAATGCGTTATGCCGACCCGAAATATAATTCAATAACTGCACAACTAAGAGGCTTTGCAAAGATGCCTGAGCCGCAAAAAGGCAAAACTTACAATTATACGCTTGCAGCAAGCAAGGCATTTTTTACCGTTGCCCATAAAGTTATATTTTCCGTCGACTCTTTAAAGAAATACGAAGACAAACTTTTTGGCCGTTTTCAGGACAATCTGCACGATTCCGTTTATGCACGTTCTGTAGCTTTTGGCGAAGCCATTGGTAAAATTATACTTAAACGCGCGGCATTTGACAATTATCCGCAAACACGCGGCAAGCCGCGGTTTTTAGGAAGTCACGACCCGGGCAAATGGCAGCCGACTCCACCAGATTATTTGGACGGCGTAGAGTTTTGCTGGGGCACAATGAAAACCTTCGCGGTTGATTCGTCTTCACAGTTCCCAACGCCACCACCACCGGCATTTAATGAAGACAAGAATAGCCAGTATTACAAACAAAATGTCGAGGTTTATAACCTGAGCAAAAACATCACAAAAGAACAGGTAACCATCGCGAAATTTTGGGACGATAACCCATTTGTGATCCAGCATACAGGGCACATTATGTTCGCCAATAAGAAGATTACTCCCGGCGGGCATTGGATAGGTATTACTACTATTGCATGCAGGCAAACTAAGGCCAATGCCGTTAAAACAGCTCAGGCTTACGCGCTTACAGCTATAGCATTATATGACGCCTTCATTTGCGGATGGCAGGATAAGTACACCATCAATTACATTCGCCCTGTAACAGTAATTAACGACAAGATAGATCATAACTGGTTGCCATTGCTGCAAACACCGCCGTTCCCGGAGTACCCGAGCGGGCATAGCGACATCAGCGCTGCGTCATCAACAATTTTGACGCATATTTTTGGTGATAACTTTGCTTTCCAAGATACCAGCGATTTACGCTACATCGGTATGCAGCGCCACTTCGATTCCTTTATAAAAGCATCAGATGAAACATCTGTAAGCCGCTTTTACGGCGGCATACATTACCTAAATAGTGTAAACCAGGGCGCAGTACAAGGTCATAAAGTAGGCGAATACATCTGGCAAAAATTAAAATTAACTAAATAG
- a CDS encoding VCBS repeat-containing protein, whose protein sequence is MKIFKFFTPILFSVVLFSCKNKTLFEVMPSSVTGIKFANNITETDAINPLSTVNIYNGGGVGVGDFNRDGKPDLYFTGNAVSNKLYLNKGNFKFDDVTAIAGVRGKGGWARGVAVVDINNDGWPDIYVCNTLLQDSTKRVNLLYINQGNGKEGIPTFKEMAAEYGLNANKHSTMAYFFDYDNDGDLDMYLAVNDAENSDNTSTFRPLMTDGSKASTGKLFRNDFDEKLRHPVFTDVSKQAGITIEGYGHAASIADINGDGWKDIYVTNDFLTNNILYINNHDGTFTDRSKEYFKHTAAAAMGQDITDINNDGLPDVFELDMNPEDNYRKKMFMPSNAYQIYQNFDYYKYQYQYTRNTLQLNQGYSLGQNDSIGIPAFSEISFLSGVGQTDWSWCPLITDFDNDGNRDIVITNGYPRDVTDHDFTTFRDEAFSVASQKQILDQIPIVKIHNYAFKSNGNLQFTDETENWGLTVPSFSNGAVYADLDGDGDLDMVINNIDDEALVYKNTLRDKADANGQDHYLNISLKGDTKNIDGIGALINVYYDHGKQQFYENTPYRGYLSSTWNVAHFGLGGISKVDSVVVRWPGFKKQTLVNIKADQLLKIDIANANESYNFNRPVIDNSAMFTEVTRDRGINYQHKEDDFVDFNIQKLLPHKLSAFSPGMASGDVNGDGTDDIVVGGNSKYPAQLLLQQASGKFIQKPLYASFTSKDGIRKDEGLLLFDADGDGDLDLYVASGGFEATPQSPTYGDRLYINDGKGSFSEQTNALPLNNTSKLCVRAVDYDHDGDLDLFVSGRVDPWNYPKPVSSFILRNDSKTDGVKFTDVTQQVAPALKNVGLVCDALFTDFNNDGWPDLIMAGEWMPVTFMKNDHGKFVNTTSASGISDKLGWWNTIAAGDFDHDGDIDYIVGNTGLNTFYKASDQYPVYVTANDVDHNGSYDAFTSVYLKDKEGKMQEFPANTRDDVVKQVISMRIKYQNYKSFAVATMDQVIPDSLRKGGIRLKVNELRSCYLRNDGGGKFTISPLPIMAQTSQLCGITVDDFDGDGNLDVILNGNDYGTEVGTGRYDAFNGLMLKGNGKGGFTPLSIMQSGIYIPGDGKALIKLRGTDNKYLLAASQHTGPLKLYDLKRSVKTVSLSAGDMYAKVKYRDGRKSKIEFYNGESFLSQSARFFNIEYNMSAVQITGSNGKTRSIPVN, encoded by the coding sequence ATGAAGATCTTTAAATTCTTCACACCTATACTGTTTTCTGTAGTTCTGTTTTCATGCAAAAACAAAACCTTGTTCGAAGTCATGCCTTCATCAGTTACAGGGATAAAATTTGCGAATAATATTACAGAGACTGATGCCATCAACCCGCTATCTACTGTTAATATTTACAATGGCGGGGGCGTAGGTGTTGGTGATTTTAATCGCGACGGTAAACCTGATCTGTATTTTACAGGTAATGCCGTTTCAAATAAATTATATCTTAATAAAGGCAATTTTAAGTTTGACGATGTTACCGCAATCGCCGGTGTTCGCGGTAAAGGTGGCTGGGCGCGCGGAGTTGCAGTTGTAGATATAAATAATGACGGTTGGCCGGATATTTACGTATGCAACACTTTATTGCAAGATTCTACAAAACGCGTAAACCTTTTATATATTAACCAGGGAAACGGAAAAGAAGGCATCCCAACGTTTAAAGAAATGGCGGCCGAGTATGGCCTTAATGCAAACAAGCATTCAACCATGGCTTATTTCTTTGATTATGATAATGACGGCGACCTGGATATGTACCTGGCGGTTAACGACGCCGAGAACAGCGATAACACTAGTACCTTTCGCCCTTTAATGACCGATGGAAGTAAGGCAAGTACCGGTAAACTTTTTAGGAATGACTTTGATGAGAAGCTAAGACACCCGGTTTTTACCGACGTTTCAAAACAGGCAGGCATAACCATTGAAGGTTATGGGCATGCCGCCAGCATTGCCGATATAAATGGCGACGGTTGGAAAGATATCTATGTTACCAACGACTTTTTAACTAACAATATTCTTTACATCAATAACCACGACGGGACATTCACAGACCGTAGTAAAGAATATTTTAAACACACTGCTGCTGCGGCGATGGGCCAAGACATTACCGACATTAATAATGACGGTTTGCCCGACGTATTTGAACTCGACATGAACCCAGAGGATAATTATCGTAAAAAGATGTTTATGCCTTCAAACGCATACCAGATATACCAAAATTTCGACTATTACAAATACCAATATCAATATACACGAAATACCCTCCAACTAAATCAGGGCTATAGTTTAGGGCAAAACGACTCCATAGGCATACCGGCCTTTAGCGAAATATCTTTTTTAAGCGGCGTTGGCCAAACAGATTGGAGCTGGTGCCCGCTAATTACAGATTTTGATAACGATGGCAACCGCGACATTGTGATCACCAATGGCTATCCCCGCGATGTTACAGACCACGATTTTACAACTTTTAGGGATGAAGCTTTTTCTGTGGCCTCACAAAAGCAGATACTAGATCAGATACCCATTGTAAAGATTCATAACTATGCTTTTAAGAGCAATGGTAACCTACAGTTTACAGACGAGACAGAAAACTGGGGGCTGACAGTTCCATCGTTTTCAAATGGTGCTGTTTATGCCGATTTGGACGGTGACGGCGACCTGGACATGGTGATTAACAATATTGATGATGAAGCACTTGTCTATAAAAATACTTTAAGAGACAAAGCTGATGCCAATGGTCAAGATCACTATTTAAACATCAGCCTCAAAGGCGATACTAAAAACATTGACGGTATAGGTGCCCTAATTAATGTTTACTATGACCATGGCAAACAGCAGTTCTACGAGAATACGCCATACCGGGGTTACTTGTCATCAACCTGGAATGTTGCTCACTTTGGCTTAGGTGGTATCTCAAAAGTTGACTCTGTAGTTGTACGCTGGCCCGGGTTTAAAAAGCAAACGCTGGTAAATATTAAGGCAGATCAATTATTGAAAATTGATATAGCGAACGCGAATGAATCTTATAATTTTAATCGCCCTGTGATAGACAACAGTGCAATGTTTACAGAGGTAACCCGCGATAGGGGTATCAACTATCAGCATAAAGAAGATGATTTTGTAGACTTTAACATCCAGAAACTATTGCCGCACAAACTTTCAGCCTTTTCCCCGGGTATGGCATCGGGAGATGTAAATGGTGATGGCACCGATGATATTGTTGTAGGCGGCAATTCAAAATATCCGGCTCAATTGCTTTTACAGCAAGCTAGCGGAAAATTCATTCAAAAACCATTGTATGCTTCGTTTACTTCTAAAGATGGTATCCGCAAAGACGAGGGCTTACTTTTATTTGACGCTGATGGCGATGGCGACCTTGATCTGTATGTGGCGAGCGGAGGGTTTGAGGCTACCCCGCAATCGCCAACCTACGGTGATAGATTATATATTAATGACGGTAAAGGTAGTTTCAGCGAACAAACTAACGCGCTTCCGTTAAATAATACGAGTAAACTATGCGTGCGCGCGGTGGATTACGATCACGATGGCGACCTTGACCTGTTTGTATCGGGCAGGGTAGATCCTTGGAATTACCCTAAGCCGGTCTCAAGTTTTATACTGCGTAACGATTCTAAAACAGACGGTGTTAAGTTTACTGATGTTACTCAGCAAGTGGCACCGGCTTTAAAAAATGTGGGCCTGGTATGTGACGCCTTGTTTACCGATTTTAACAACGACGGCTGGCCCGACCTGATCATGGCAGGCGAGTGGATGCCGGTTACGTTTATGAAGAATGACCACGGCAAGTTTGTGAATACGACGAGCGCAAGCGGAATATCTGATAAACTAGGTTGGTGGAATACCATCGCTGCAGGGGATTTTGACCATGATGGCGACATCGACTATATTGTAGGGAATACCGGATTAAACACATTTTACAAAGCAAGTGATCAATATCCAGTTTATGTTACCGCTAATGACGTTGACCATAACGGCAGTTACGATGCGTTTACCTCTGTTTATCTAAAAGATAAAGAGGGTAAAATGCAGGAGTTTCCTGCCAATACCCGAGATGATGTGGTCAAGCAGGTAATAAGCATGCGTATCAAATACCAGAATTATAAATCGTTCGCGGTTGCTACAATGGATCAGGTCATCCCTGATTCTCTGCGTAAGGGCGGCATCAGGTTAAAAGTAAACGAGCTGAGATCTTGCTATTTACGTAACGATGGCGGCGGGAAATTTACCATTTCACCTTTGCCAATTATGGCGCAAACATCTCAGTTGTGCGGTATTACGGTTGATGATTTTGATGGGGATGGCAACCTTGATGTGATCCTTAACGGTAACGATTATGGCACCGAGGTAGGTACCGGCCGTTATGACGCCTTTAATGGATTGATGCTTAAAGGAAACGGAAAAGGCGGCTTTACCCCGCTTTCCATAATGCAGAGTGGTATATACATTCCGGGCGACGGCAAAGCGTTGATAAAGTTGCGCGGCACAGACAACAAGTATTTGCTCGCCGCAAGTCAGCACACCGGTCCGCTTAAATTATATGATCTTAAAAGAAGCGTCAAAACCGTGTCTTTAAGCGCAGGAGACATGTATGCAAAAGTTAAATATCGCGATGGAAGAAAATCGAAGATCGAGTTTTATAACGGCGAGTCTTTCTTGTCTCAGTCTGCGAGATTTTTTAATATTGAATACAATATGTCTGCCGTGCAAATTACAGGCAGCAACGGTAAAACACGTTCCATACCAGTTAATTAA